Proteins from one Numida meleagris isolate 19003 breed g44 Domestic line unplaced genomic scaffold, NumMel1.0 unplaced_Scaffold590, whole genome shotgun sequence genomic window:
- the LOC110391879 gene encoding C-type lectin domain family 2 member B-like isoform X2 yields the protein MDKMKNSRLYIGIVVLVSITTTLVKVLHRPPRPEISNVCPNTWVGFQGKCHCFSNTKSDWNSSREHCERLRASLATIDTREEMEFMLRYQGPANCWIGLHREEGDERWTWADGSAFTNWFQLRGRSQCAYLNRDRISSALCLTKKCWVCSRANKNNLCKNGTYPQ from the exons AtggacaaaatgaaaaacagccgGCTGTACATTGGGATTGTAGTGCTGGTGAGCATCACCACCACACTGGTGAAAG TGCTCCACCGCCCACCTCGCCCAGAAATTTCCAATGTGTGCCCCAACACCTGGGTTGGTTTCCAAGGGAAATGCCATTGTTTTTCCAACACGAAGAGTgactggaacagcagcagggagcactgcGAGCGCCTCAGAGCTTCCTTGGCCACCATAGACACCAGGGAGGAGATG GAATTCATGCTGCGGTACCAGGGCCCGGCAAACTGTTGGAttgggctgcacagggaagaaGGGGACGAGCGCTGGACATGGGCCGATGGCAGCGCCTTCACCAACTG GTTCCAGCTGCGAGGCAGAAGTCAATGTGCGTACCTGAACAGGGACAGGatcagctcagccctgtgccTCACGAAGAAGTGCTGGGTCTGCAGCAGAGCCAACAAGAATAACCTCTGTAAGAATGGGACATATCCACAGTGA
- the LOC110391879 gene encoding C-type lectin domain family 2 member B-like isoform X1, whose protein sequence is MSVHPNSHICYSSLPLTCPTFSLSVLQHPSCSLRPHFSHVCPNAWVGFQGKCYYFSDNESDWNSSREHCQRLGASLATIDTKEEMEFMLRYQGPANCWIGLHREEGDERWTWADGSAFTNWFQLRGRSQCAYLNRDRISSALCLTKKCWVCSRANKNNLCKNGTYPQ, encoded by the exons ATGTCTGTGCATCCCAACTCCCACATCTGCTACAGTTCCTTGCCTCTCACCTGCCCAACTTTCTCCCTGTCAGTGCTCCAGCATCCGTCGTGCTCACTTCGCCCACACTTCTCCCACGTGTGCCCCAACGCCTGGGTCGGTTTCCAAGGGAAATGCTATTATTTTTCGGACAACGAGAGTgactggaacagcagcagggagcactgcCAGCGCCTCGGAGCTTCCCTGGCCACCATAGACACCAAGGAGGAGATG GAATTCATGCTGCGGTACCAGGGCCCGGCAAACTGTTGGAttgggctgcacagggaagaaGGGGACGAGCGCTGGACATGGGCCGATGGCAGCGCCTTCACCAACTG GTTCCAGCTGCGAGGCAGAAGTCAATGTGCGTACCTGAACAGGGACAGGatcagctcagccctgtgccTCACGAAGAAGTGCTGGGTCTGCAGCAGAGCCAACAAGAATAACCTCTGTAAGAATGGGACATATCCACAGTGA